A genomic stretch from Oreochromis niloticus isolate F11D_XX linkage group LG11, O_niloticus_UMD_NMBU, whole genome shotgun sequence includes:
- the nr0b2a gene encoding nuclear receptor subfamily 0 group B member 2, which produces MDSACRCSTSSDRTSNPILYNILSQMDGSRLSQGNFSYNSVPHRCKCEARRTVCLKRPSEICKEASAVLVKTLNFMKNLPAFNQLPPNDQFALLKSCWAPLFILGLAQERVDFEVTDIPTDSMLKKILLNRPESPEVEREQPTMAGVSKLVSCLKKFWSLDLSPKEYAYLKGTTIFNPDVPDLKAALFVEGLQQEAQQALSKVVQLLHPGDGDRFARILLTASMLQSITPSLITELFFRPVIGQANLLELLVDMLFCR; this is translated from the exons ATGGACAGCGCGTGTCGTTGTTCAACCAGCAGTGATAGGACTTCAAATCCTATCCTGTACAACATCCTGAGCCAAATGGATGGCAGCAGACTGAGCCAAGGCAACTTCAGCTACAATTCAGTGCCTCACAGATGCAAATGTGAGGCACGACGGACAGTGTGCTTGAAAAGGCCGTCGGAGATTTGCAAAGAAGCTTCGGCGGTTCTGGTAAAAACCCTAAATTTCATGAAAAACTTGCCCGCCTTTAACCAGCTGCCTCCAAACGACCAGTTCGCCCTTCTGAAAAGCTGCTGGGCGCCACTCTTCATTCTGGGTCTGGCCCAAGAGCGTGTGGACTTCGAGGTGACGGACATCCCCACTGACAGCATGCTGAAAAAGATCCTCCTGAACAGACCCGAGAGCCCCGAGGTGGAAAGGGAGCAGCCCACTATGGCCGGTGTCAGCAAACTCGTGTCTTGCCTCAAAAAGTTTTGGAGTTTGGATTTGAGCCCCAAGGAGTACGCATACCTCAAAGGGACCACGATATTTAATCCAG ACGTACCAGATTTGAAGGCAGCCCTGTTTGTGGAAGGCTTGCAACAGGAAGCTCAGCAGGCCTTAAGCAAGGTGGTTCAGCTCCTCCACCCGGGGGACGGGGACCGCTTTGCTCGAATCCTCCTCACAGCCTCCATGCTGCAGAGCATCACCCCCAGCCTCATCACTGAACTCTTCTTCCGGCCTGTGATAGGACAGGCGAACCTGCTGGAGCTGCTGGTCGACATGCTCTTCTGCAGATAG